Proteins found in one Banduia mediterranea genomic segment:
- the traW gene encoding type-F conjugative transfer system protein TraW: protein MRTSAISRAIVCWAVLCVCSERTASAKAADLGRIGPVWPIAEPDLLVSMQRKAAARLADGGSAQLETELRERSERYVSAPPALGLPRATDDKSWTLDPSVTLPDDLLDADGKLLVRAGTRVNPLDVRPLSRALIFIDAGDPAQLHWLERTLSSAQPAKLILTGGSPGDTAKHLQGRTVYFDQNGELVRALGIHEVPTTVEQEDRHLRLRSFDPEEAP, encoded by the coding sequence ATGCGGACATCGGCTATATCCCGCGCGATCGTGTGCTGGGCCGTGCTGTGCGTCTGTTCTGAACGCACGGCTTCGGCCAAGGCTGCCGATCTCGGCCGCATCGGCCCCGTCTGGCCGATCGCCGAACCCGACCTGCTCGTTTCGATGCAGCGCAAGGCCGCGGCCAGGCTCGCCGACGGTGGCAGCGCCCAGCTCGAAACCGAACTGCGTGAACGTTCCGAGCGCTACGTCAGCGCCCCGCCCGCGCTCGGCCTGCCTCGTGCGACGGACGACAAAAGCTGGACGCTCGACCCCTCCGTCACCCTGCCCGACGACCTGCTCGATGCGGACGGCAAGCTGCTGGTCCGCGCCGGCACGCGGGTCAATCCGCTCGATGTGCGGCCGCTGTCGCGTGCGCTGATATTCATCGACGCCGGTGATCCTGCGCAGTTGCACTGGCTGGAACGCACGCTGTCTTCGGCACAGCCGGCCAAGCTGATCCTGACCGGCGGCTCGCCGGGCGACACCGCGAAGCACCTCCAGGGCCGGACGGTGTATTTCGACCAGAACGGCGAGCTGGTGCGCGCACTCGGCATCCACGAGGTGCCGACCACCGTGGAGCAGGAAGACCGCCATCTACGCCTGCGCAGCTTCGATCCGGAGGAAGCGCCATGA
- a CDS encoding S26 family signal peptidase — protein MLTGLAVQQLVYALTPYRPWFNLVSDSLPGLVYWVELGTLPARRNDTIAFIPPPNRFYPRELKFTKIARGLPGDAISRDADDRRVFVNGQYVGELQTTSSRGDLLPGPVGVVPPDHYWVWTPHPLSLDSRYADIGYIPRDRVLGRAVRLF, from the coding sequence ATGCTGACCGGCCTGGCGGTGCAGCAGCTGGTCTACGCACTGACGCCCTACCGGCCGTGGTTCAACCTCGTCAGCGACAGCCTGCCGGGCCTCGTCTATTGGGTGGAACTCGGCACGCTGCCGGCGCGCCGCAACGACACCATCGCCTTCATCCCGCCGCCGAACCGCTTCTATCCGAGGGAACTGAAGTTCACGAAGATTGCGCGCGGCCTGCCCGGCGACGCGATTTCCCGCGATGCGGACGACCGCCGGGTCTTCGTCAACGGCCAATACGTCGGCGAGTTGCAAACCACCAGCTCACGCGGCGACCTGCTGCCCGGCCCGGTCGGCGTCGTGCCGCCGGATCACTACTGGGTGTGGACCCCGCACCCGCTTTCGCTGGACTCCCGCTATGCGGACATCGGCTATATCCCGCGCGATCGTGTGCTGGGCCGTGCTGTGCGTCTGTTCTGA
- a CDS encoding TrbI F-type domain-containing protein, whose translation MSEAPSPAPMASTLALACAIGLSSALLTVLTLRWLSPPPAMAVVQIDRVLAEHVATVSQRDWNQARQQAEVQRFASALEASLTELSDEGRIVLLNAPAVLSGAPDRTPELRIALQQRLSAESSREAAP comes from the coding sequence ATGAGCGAAGCGCCCTCCCCTGCGCCGATGGCGTCGACGCTGGCACTGGCCTGCGCGATCGGCCTGAGCAGCGCGCTGCTGACGGTTCTGACCTTGCGCTGGCTCTCGCCGCCGCCTGCCATGGCGGTCGTGCAGATCGACCGCGTGCTGGCCGAGCACGTCGCGACCGTGTCGCAGCGCGACTGGAACCAAGCGCGGCAGCAGGCGGAAGTGCAGCGCTTCGCCAGCGCACTGGAAGCCTCCCTCACCGAGCTTTCGGACGAGGGACGCATCGTGCTGCTCAACGCGCCGGCCGTGCTCAGCGGTGCGCCGGACCGCACGCCGGAACTGCGCATCGCCTTGCAGCAGCGGCTTTCGGCCGAATCCTCTCGCGAGGCGGCGCCGTGA
- the traC gene encoding type IV secretion system protein TraC — protein sequence MDIREQSLAPSSLDRLRGRVGAELKRWFAEEPPGALFDRGLPPPTVAEMQRIASARRVSGLLPYESYDPDKQLFFNGDAAGFVLEATPAVGMDLKRIKVLAGLFSQGLKAGTCVQITLWADPDVHGLLDRWREARPRDGSLFSVLADRRASYLRGGCWASLFDSQVFLLRDWRVLFSVTRPIDPRQPDASELDYLMRVRAAIEGILASADMGHLRVDAERFIGTLDGMLNPSPEPRTRWRWDPEVPLAEQVIDRDTLLLVGRDCLSLIHRGFNVSVLPLSVRQFPLNWAGWQSGELIGALFSNVQRLPCPVLYTQTIHVTDQVAALGSARLKAARATQMMDSPVGRFVPAWKERKADWDYVVGNMEDGHRLLRSHWQIVAFARAGEEEFCLQRLRSVFESQGWQLSQDRFTALTALRCALPMTAGPMLADELKRLGLLRSRLTWNAVNTAPLTAEWKGTGTPLLMTFGRRGQVQFVDFFDNRKGNYNVAVAATSGAGKSFFTNEMVVATRSTGGRVSIIDAGKSYLNICRLLDGQYVSFSRAERPCLNPFSTVNADEFQEEELPLLKQLHAQMASPDAPLSPLQLAVLEQAIVASWKKYGADAEPTAVAAELTVMGAHDEAARDLATMLFPYTRDGSYGRYFNGASTIALHNPLVVLELDDLVNMTDLQSVVLLSLMLSITEEMYRHERSVRKLAIIDEAWQLMGQGQAGKFIERGYRTARKYGGAFMTITQSINDYYKSALSRAALENSDFLCLLRQKAETVHKARAEQQIAMDDGLQELLLSLDKQDGMYSELAIKGPEGVSVGRLIVDPFSEKLYSTQSAEFQFVQDAQARGLSLVEAVDELVRRSSQRKAQT from the coding sequence ATGGACATCCGCGAACAATCCCTCGCCCCATCGAGCCTTGACCGCCTGCGCGGCCGCGTCGGCGCCGAACTGAAGCGGTGGTTCGCGGAGGAGCCGCCCGGCGCGTTGTTCGACCGGGGGCTGCCGCCGCCGACGGTTGCGGAGATGCAACGGATCGCATCGGCACGGCGCGTGTCCGGGCTGTTGCCGTACGAGAGCTACGACCCCGACAAACAACTGTTCTTCAACGGGGACGCCGCCGGCTTCGTCCTCGAGGCCACGCCAGCCGTGGGCATGGACCTGAAACGGATCAAGGTGCTGGCCGGGTTGTTCTCGCAGGGGCTGAAGGCAGGCACCTGCGTCCAGATCACGCTGTGGGCCGATCCGGACGTCCATGGCCTGCTGGACCGGTGGCGCGAGGCGCGGCCTCGGGACGGCAGCCTGTTCTCGGTGCTGGCCGACCGTCGGGCGTCGTACCTTCGGGGCGGCTGCTGGGCGTCTCTGTTCGATTCGCAGGTGTTCCTGCTGCGCGACTGGCGGGTGCTGTTCAGCGTGACGCGGCCGATCGATCCGCGGCAGCCGGACGCTTCCGAGCTCGACTACCTGATGCGCGTGCGCGCGGCGATCGAGGGCATTCTCGCGAGCGCCGACATGGGCCATCTGCGCGTGGACGCGGAGCGCTTCATCGGCACGCTGGACGGCATGCTGAATCCCTCGCCCGAGCCGCGGACGAGGTGGCGCTGGGACCCGGAGGTGCCGCTGGCGGAACAGGTGATCGACCGCGACACGCTGCTGCTGGTCGGGCGCGACTGCCTGTCCCTGATCCATCGGGGATTCAATGTGTCCGTGTTGCCCCTGTCCGTGCGGCAGTTCCCGCTGAACTGGGCGGGCTGGCAGTCGGGCGAATTGATCGGCGCGCTGTTTTCCAATGTGCAGCGCCTGCCCTGCCCGGTGCTGTACACGCAGACCATCCATGTGACCGATCAGGTTGCGGCGCTGGGCAGCGCGCGGCTCAAGGCGGCGCGGGCGACGCAGATGATGGATTCGCCGGTCGGGCGCTTCGTGCCGGCCTGGAAGGAGCGCAAGGCCGACTGGGACTACGTGGTCGGCAACATGGAGGACGGCCACAGGCTGCTGCGCTCGCACTGGCAGATCGTCGCCTTCGCGCGGGCCGGCGAGGAGGAGTTCTGCCTGCAGCGGCTGCGTTCGGTGTTCGAATCGCAGGGCTGGCAGCTGTCGCAGGATCGCTTCACGGCGCTGACGGCGCTGCGCTGTGCGTTGCCGATGACCGCAGGCCCCATGCTCGCCGACGAATTGAAGCGGCTCGGGCTGCTGCGCTCGCGCCTGACCTGGAATGCGGTCAATACAGCGCCGCTGACGGCCGAATGGAAAGGCACGGGAACCCCGCTGCTGATGACCTTCGGCCGGCGCGGCCAGGTGCAGTTCGTCGATTTCTTCGACAACCGCAAGGGCAACTACAACGTCGCGGTCGCGGCGACCAGCGGCGCCGGCAAGTCGTTCTTCACCAACGAGATGGTGGTGGCCACGCGCTCCACCGGCGGGCGCGTCAGCATCATCGATGCCGGCAAGAGCTATCTGAACATCTGCCGCCTGCTCGACGGTCAGTACGTGAGCTTCTCCCGCGCCGAACGGCCGTGCCTGAATCCGTTTTCGACGGTCAATGCAGACGAATTCCAGGAGGAAGAGCTGCCGCTGCTCAAGCAGTTGCATGCGCAGATGGCCTCGCCGGACGCCCCGCTGTCGCCGCTGCAGCTCGCAGTGCTGGAGCAGGCCATCGTCGCGAGCTGGAAGAAGTACGGCGCGGATGCCGAACCGACTGCGGTCGCCGCCGAGCTTACGGTGATGGGCGCTCATGACGAGGCCGCGCGCGATCTGGCGACGATGCTGTTCCCGTACACGCGCGACGGCAGCTACGGTCGCTATTTCAACGGCGCCTCGACGATCGCCCTGCACAACCCGCTGGTGGTGTTGGAGCTGGACGACCTCGTCAACATGACGGACCTGCAGTCCGTGGTGCTGCTGTCGCTGATGCTGTCGATCACCGAAGAGATGTACCGGCACGAACGCTCCGTGCGCAAGCTAGCGATCATCGACGAGGCCTGGCAGCTGATGGGCCAGGGCCAGGCCGGCAAGTTCATCGAGCGCGGCTACCGCACCGCCCGCAAGTATGGCGGCGCATTCATGACCATCACGCAGAGCATCAACGACTACTACAAGTCCGCGCTGTCGCGCGCGGCGCTGGAGAACAGCGACTTTCTTTGTCTGCTGCGGCAGAAGGCCGAGACGGTGCACAAGGCGCGCGCCGAGCAGCAGATCGCGATGGACGACGGCCTGCAGGAACTGCTGCTGTCGCTGGACAAGCAGGACGGCATGTATTCGGAACTCGCGATCAAGGGGCCGGAAGGCGTGTCGGTCGGGCGGCTGATCGTCGATCCGTTCTCGGAAAAGCTGTACTCGACGCAGAGCGCCGAGTTCCAGTTCGTGCAGGACGCGCAGGCCCGCGGTCTGTCGCTGGTCGAGGCGGTGGACGAGTTGGTGCGTCGTTCGTCGCAGCGCAAGGCGCAGACATGA